One genomic region from Bacillus rossius redtenbacheri isolate Brsri chromosome 6, Brsri_v3, whole genome shotgun sequence encodes:
- the LOC134532549 gene encoding glutathione S-transferase C-terminal domain-containing protein homolog — MDVLYVDVFSRPENDCVQAPLETLISLCTLKFLQDSPVNLVFVLKPAINPVFTVRVSCFEYDLIEVPDLPHLATICQLPVVVLTNSSSVVAGLCAVLRQVVKCTVALFPGHHCGNLLGFRQGCLIACAESSLWTRFCEVDVISSVKSVIAGQQEQSDVVVLPEDLVRFEIHMAQPLRIHNIQKVYQDHVKSAGRLSVELEHSFAEGPAMTLADIILLPCFHILLEAVKSVYLPQHLPLTMKWFGLVRSRQGAEEALGLIRGLGGGLAGRLYVDYVVPDLPKQSLYKSDPKRYKPRRRIFTRQEDVEVSVKLALDLGVVPDWQDVPFGWEQEFDWSSLPPEAHPKGGHLPVQRQERKAQQLENLAKAVLKIAQPGHIIVDFCSGSGHLGIVLAHLLPRCQVVLLENKEESLGRARERVARLGLPNVTFCQCNLDYFCADFDVGASLHACGVATDLVIRRCVRHGAAFVSCPCCYGSVQDNHVLSYPRSRALRDAGMTPREYLVLGHSADQTHGDADAKTGQGRLCMGLIDADRCLQAREHGYTVSLAKLVPPSCTPKNNLLVGVPRHWRVAR, encoded by the exons ATGGATGTCCTCTACGTCGACGTGTTCTCCAGGCCGGAGAACGACTGTGTGCAGGCACCCCTCGAGACGCTAATCTCCCTGTGCACTTTAAAGTTCTTGCAGGATTCACCTGTTAATTTAGTGTTTGTCTTGAAGCCTGCGATCAACCCCGTGTTCACGGTCAGGGTGTCGTGTTTCGAATACGATCTTATCGAGGTACCTGACCTACCTCACTTGGCCACGATATGCCAGCTGCCGGTCGTCGTGCTGACGAACAGCAGTTCCGTCGTGGCCGGACTTTGTGCTGTTTTGCGCCAGGTTGTCAAATGCACTGTGGCACTCTTTCCCGGCCACCATTGCGGGAACTTGCTGGGGTTTCGGCAGGGCTGCCTGATAGCGTGTGCAGAGTCTTCCCTCTGGACCCGCTTCTGCGAGGTGGATGTCATCTCGTCGGTGAAGAGCGTGATCGCCGGGCAGCAGGAGCAGAGCGACGTAGTGGTCCTGCCGGAAGACCTCGTTCGCTTCGAGATCCACATGGCTCAGCCGCTCCGCATCCACAACATCCAGAAGGTGTACCAGGACCACGTCAAGTCTGCCGGCCGGCTGAGCGTCGAACTGGAGCACAGCTTTGCGGAGGGCCCTGCCATGACCTTGGCGGACATCATCCTGCTCCCGTGCTTCCACATCCTGTTGGAAGCGGTCAAGAGCGTGTACCTCCCTCAGCACTTGCCGCTGACCATGAAGTGGTTCGGTCTGGTCAGGTCGCGGCAGGGCGCCGAGGAAGCCCTGGGGCTGATAAGAGGTCTGGGGGGCGGTCTCGCCGGCAGGCTGTACGTGGACTACGTGGTTCCCGACCTGCCGAAGCAGTCTCTGTACAAGAGCGACCCGAAGCGCTACAAGCCGAGGAGGAGGATCTTCACGCGGCAGGAGGATGTGGAGGTGTCCGTGAAGTTGGCGCTGGACCTGGGAGTCGTGCCGGACTGGCAGGACGTGCCCTTCGGCTGGGAGCAGGAGTTTGACTGGTCGTCGCTGCCCCCGGAGGCACACCCCAAAGGGGGCCACCTGCCGGTCCAGCGACAGGAGAGGAAGGCACAACAGCTGGAGAACTTGGCCAAGGCAGTTTTGAAGATTGCCCAGCCTGGTCATATCATTGTGGACTTCTGCTCAGGGAGCGGGCACCTGGGGATTGTGTTGGCACACCTGCTGCCTCGCTGCCAG GTGGTGCTGCTGGAGAACAAGGAGGAGAGCCTGGGACGCGCGAGGGAGCGTGTAGCGCGGCTGGGGCTCCCCAACGTCACGTTCTGCCAGTGCAACCTGGACTACTTCTGCGCGGACTTCGACGTGGGCGCGTCGCTGCACGCCTGCGGCGTCGCCACGGACCTGGTGATCCGGCGCTGCGTGCGGCACGGCGCGGCCTTCGTGTCCTGCCCCTGCTGCTACGGCTCCGTGCAGGACAACCACGTGCTGTCGTACCCGCGCAGCCGGGCGCTGCGCGACGCGGGCATGACGCCGCGCGAGTACCTCGTGCTGGGCCACTCGGCCGACCAGACGCACGGCGACGCGGACGCCAAGACGGGCCAGGGCCGGCTGTGCATGGGGCTGATCGACGCGGACCGCTGCCTGCAGGCGCGCGAGCACGGCTACACGGTGTCCCTGGCGAAGCTCGTGCCCCCGTCGTGCACGCCCAAGAACAACCTGCTGGTGGGCGTCCCGCGCCACTGGCGCGTCGCCCGGTGA